The DNA region TAGCtatttgataataattacataaatacataattattttatttttaatttttttttttttttatttgaagGAATTGAAAAATAACAAACACATCGAAAATTTACACCACGAATTTTGTGGACAAGTCGAGAATAGGGAAGATATTTTGGATGTAACTATTTAAATATAGCAACTTAaaataaggaaaaaatatatcaaaatataaatatatatatatatatatatattttcatatttttagGTTGATACAcattttattgtttttgTGCAAGTTGAAGGAAAGCTCATTGAATTGGTATGTtgaaattatttttgtaataaaaacaaatatatgtatctttattatgccatatatatatatatataNNNNNNNNNNNNNNNNNNNNNNNNNNNNNNNNNNNNNNNNNNNNNNNNNNNNNNNNNNNNNNNNNNNNNNNNNNNNNNNNNNNNNNNNNNNNNNNNNNNNNNNNNNNNNNNNNNNNNNNNNNNNNNNNNNNNNNNNNNNNNNNNNNNNNNNNNNNNNNNNNNNNNNNNNNNNNNNNNNNNNNNNNNNNNNNNNNNNNNNNNNNNNNNNNNNNNNNNNNNNNNNNNNNNNNNNNNNNNNNNNNNNNNNNNNNNNNNNNNNNNNNNNNNNNNNNNNNNNNNNNNNNNNNNNNNNNNNNNNattacaaaaaaaaaaaaaaaaaagtatacaatattttttattatgtgtacatttataatataacaaaaatataaaattataatacatatatatatatatatatatatatatatatatatatatatatatataaaatatataagtatataaaaaattaaattaaaacctactttaaattatatatatatatatatatatatatatattatattatacttGAGTGTGTAAAAATTATTACTTACATATTAGTATTGAAGCCttaaaaaaagtaaataaagaaaaaaataaaaacttATATGCGTTATATGAATAAGCTACAAACctaaaaaaataagagTATCTATACTACACGTATATTTgtttgtatatattaaacagtagtatatatatatatatatatatataaatagtgataatatattttttatacattttggtgtgtaatatttttatttccttaaaaatataatacatatgattatttttgttctaatatttcaaaaacacataatacatttttattagGCATTATTTATCTAGGTGActaatacatataaaataaagcatatatatcttttatatatatatatatatacatgtatttatatattttattattattatttttttttttttactatattcttttaatattgtactatttttttccttgtatcttttatatatttattattataattttattttagTACGTTTTCTagtattttatatttagCATAAgaacataaatatataatatctttttttagcttatattttaattttttattataatttaaatatgataatagttgtatttaataattatgtgtaaaaaaaaaaaaaaaaaattattttatatatatacatatatatatattttatccTATGAAATTGTTCTATTTTCACCTAAATAGTGCtttatataagtatattCGTCTTAATATAACcttaataatattcttacatagttagaaaaaaaaaattaaaaaaaaaaaaaaaaaaaaaaaagagaaacaataaatataaatataaataaagttatatatatatatatatatatatatatatatatatatatatgtatttgtatttttatatatttgtatattttttctttttattttccattTCCTTTTCCttgcttttttttttttgcttACTTTTTTAAAAGCATAAAGTAGtttataagaatatataatttgtgcatattaataattagatagatacatatttaatacttaaaattttatgataatatatatatatatatatatatatatatatatatatataatacatatatatatgtatagaaaatatttatatgatttcATAAATAGTtgtgtaatatataattataacaCAGTTGATACATTATTTTGaagtatataaaaaaacGTATCGACATATTACGagtaaaatatttattattatattacctagtgcatacatataattattttatttatatatatacgattatattgatttattctaatcaaaaaatattacatatttatagTACAACAATTTTTTCctacaaaataaaatatatatatatatatatatatattttttctttttctgAAAAGAAAGTATGCTTTATTATTCCTTTTCATAAAATGATAGACAAAAATATTGATGAAAGTAATTCTAATAATTCCTTGGCTAGACAAAAGAGTATATCATATATACGTAAAGAGATTAAAGATATTATGCACCcttcaaatatatatccaGGCAATTCTATCCCCTgtgaaaaaattaatgatGAATATTCTTTAGTCCGTACCATGGATCGAACTAAGGGTTCTATTAAAAATGGTTCTTCTCATATTGAGATGCATGAAGAGCGTTATATAATGGCTTGcttaaatgaaaatatggATGAAGAATctaagaaaaaaatgaatatttataagaataattatattaatatagaAGGAGAAAAGATATACCAAAAATGTAGTGTAGAAGGATATAATAacttatataataaagaaagTAATGTTCAAGAAAATATGGGAATACATCAATTACaatatgatgatgataataataataaaaatgataattcTATCATTAGAGAATATCATATTGTAAATGATAAGATAAACAGTAATCCTATGAGTATGAACAATCAAGAGGAatttttaagaaatattaatgaagaattagaacaattaaatgatactaacaaaaatacaaaatacAATGAAAAATTTTCAGCAGAAAATTTTTTCTCATTAATACAGacttttaaaaataacataCGTAAGGATAAAATCTTGAATGcatataatgaaaaaatagataaagataatgaaaaatatttagaTGACAATAGGAAcatacaaaataaattaaaaatgagagaacaaaaatatatagataaagAACAAGGTGGcatatatgataataacaacaacaataataataataataataataatgataatgtGGTAAAGACTAAAGGTTGTCGAACAAGaggaagaagaaaaagaaaaaatatgaatgaatccaataataatataaataaacaatCAAGAATATACCaagaagataatataagttgcagaaaaaattataatataaatgaaaaaaatattatgttgAATGAGAAATATAATGAGAACTCATTTAATTGTGATatcaataaaaataatacaaataatataaatatatataattctaatgctaataattttaaaagtataaaaaatgaagggagggaagaaaaaaataataatatattatcaaaaaaaagaaaaattatatcttttaataatattaatgtagatgaaaataatccaatatttaattcatatgaaaataatatattgcttaataaaaatgtagaaaaagataaaatcataaatatacatcagaatattatatcacATAATGAAGAAggaataaataaaacaaataatcaatatataaaagaagCTTGCTATAAAAGAAACAATAACACATATGTAAGTGAATATATAAGTAAAGAGGttctttataattttattaaaaatatgaataaagTCTCTAAGAATGCGAAACAACTCGATTCTTCATGTAATGAAATGTTTGAAGGGgaagaaataaatgatatgtccaaatgtaataaaagaaaagtGTCAAAGAATAAAACAGATAATcaacatataaaaaacaacaacaataataataataataataataataataataataataatattaacaaCAGTTGTGAtaatagtatatataaggattcatttcaatattattcatCTATATATGATAAGAACAAAAGAGCTTATACACAAAACGATGACAATACTACTATTTGTTCAAAAGAaaatcttttattttatcaacacaataatgataataatttaaaaaatataaaaaataatatatataattatgatgtaaatattaataatagaaatatatataacaataaatattatgaaaattataattatataaatacatgtaataatattatgaacaCATATGGAAATAATGATATACATGAAGACAAAAATACACAATataagaaaagaaaagaatatataaataattctaATGCTACAGATAATAGTATGAATTCTTCTGTCTTTGATGCacatttaaaatatataattaataattatatgaaaaaaagtagacataattttaattttttgaatGAAATTTTggaagataataaaaataaaaagacAATTACTAATAATGGAGAAAAAGAGCATAATCACaatgaaattataaataataataataataataataataataataacaatccttataatagtaatagttataaaatattcaatGGACCAACAACAGATAACAATATCATTTGtaattttatatcaaatataaaattaatggagaaggaaaaagaaaaagaatgtgaaagagaatataataagattatgaataataattctaaTGTAGGAACAAATAGTTTTAATGTAAACAATAATAGAAGcagtaataataatttgaataAATCAGATATtgagaaatatatttatgatattttaaataaatttaatcATACACATTGtaatgaattatataaagaaaattatgTGTATGAAAAAGATTGTATACAAAATGATATGACAAAAAATGTAAAAGGATCTTATGATTCTTTATACTCCTTTTTAAATGATCCATCCAAAATGAATGAAACagataataaagaaatgTCACGTATAGTTTCGAGGTATTTAAATATTCgagaaaatataaaattgaaAAGGTTATTAAGTAAATCAAATAGTGGTAcagatataaataatattagaTATGATTTAGAAAATAAGGAAAAGGAATATATGCATAATGACTGTAACGATGTTATAGTAATGAATaaaatgatgaatatattaaattgtaatgaaaatgaacataataatataaaaaatatatatagtatacaagataatttatataatttatataataatattgattatttacataatgatgataattataataaaataacagAATGTAATTTAAAGCATATgtataatgaatatattattaatatgtatggaaatcaaaaaaaaaatgattatattaaaatgataGAAAATTCTTCCTTCGGACCTGCtgaatatgataataatttctcAAATTATAAACTATGTGAAGgaattttaaataattttattaataataaatctaTGCATTTAGATGAAAAAATTCAATTACAAGATATTATGgatatattagaaaaatataatgattatttaaaattaagaaattatattattccaaaaaatatttatattaattggtgtgataataaaaatgataatgtTGATTCATCTATTTATAATCCTAACACAAATTTTAACACATCTAAGCAGATCtcacaaaaaaataattcacATGAAATAAACATTCTAGAAAATATTAGAAACGATCATGTATTAAGAAATTATCTTTTGTATAATGAACCATTTTGTAATTATCACAAGttacaaataaaaaggttgaattatttatcattaaacgatattaatataaagaCTGTGCGTGATTTGGATCTTGTTGGATGTAAAGATACAAACTGCTTTTTTTATGCATATCTGGTAACTGCTTGTAATGGTAGAAAATCCATCcatttgaataataattatattaattcttCTAATATTGAAAGTGCTAACAGTCGTAAGGatggtaataataattttagTTGTGAGgaaataaatgataattatttgaagaataataaattaaattatcaATTAAAAGATCAACTAAAAGATCAAATaaatgaacaaataaaagATCAATTCAAAGATCAATTCAAAGATCAATTAATTTGCCAATTAAATGACCAAGTAAAAGATAAATTACATGACCAAATGAATGACCAATTGAATGACcaattaaataataaggttaatcatataaataaacaGAGTAATAACtattataattcatttaaGGGAACCATAGAAAAATTTACAAATGCAGAACAAGAAGAATGCTTACTAAAACAATGCATTAATTCGTTCAAAtttaagaataataaaaatatgaaaacAAATGAAGTATTATTAGATGCTCAACAATCATTTAATGAGTCCAACAATTATTTAGAAAAACAAGCATCCTTATCAAATGATAAAGAATATAACAgttgttatataaatactcataaaaacaaaaatacACCCATTAAAGATATCAGAAAAAACCGTAATGTTAATAATCAAACattacatattaaaaataagaCAAGCAATCTTGAAattaataaacaaatagaatgtattaaagaaaaacaaattaaaaatatagtaGAAATACTTAATCCATTAAATCTATTTAATGATTCAAGAATACCaaatgattatattaatcaaaaacaaataaacaaaaataaaaataattattatagAAGGGCTTCTAGCaattttgtaaataatcataacattagaagaagaaatataCTTCCTTTTCATATGAACAATCAAGAATTATCTAGAACATCAACTACAGCATCTGTAAGTATTAAAGAACGTATCCTACAAAATGTTcaaaacaataaaaatagtaGAATTTTGAATACACCAAATAAAAGAGAACATGATATACTTAGACAGGATCAATGGgaatatatagaaaaaattaaagacTATCTATATGCtacatatttaaaagaacagaataatgaaaacaaaaatattttaaacgattcataaaaattcaagaaatacaaatgaaaaagTAGGTTAAAATGATACATAAATCAATCAAAAGGTAAAACGATCGGATGATAAACAAATGACATGTTGTTACATCATAAaatcaatatattatataaaaaaaaaaaaaaaaaaaaaaaaaaaaattaaagtTATAACTTTTCTTTAACTTTTTTTTGAGttcaaatttttttt from Plasmodium gaboni strain SY75 chromosome 14, whole genome shotgun sequence includes:
- a CDS encoding hypothetical protein (conserved Plasmodium protein, unknown function), encoding MIDKNIDESNSNNSLARQKSISYIRKEIKDIMHPSNIYPGNSIPCEKINDEYSLVRTMDRTKGSIKNGSSHIEMHEERYIMACLNENMDEESKKKMNIYKNNYINIEGEKIYQKCSVEGYNNLYNKESNVQENMGIHQLQYDDDNNNKNDNSIIREYHIVNDKINSNPMSMNNQEEFLRNINEELEQLNDTNKNTKYNEKFSAENFFSLIQTFKNNIRKDKILNAYNEKIDKDNEKYLDDNRNIQNKLKMREQKYIDKEQGGIYDNNNNNNNNNNNNDNVVKTKGCRTRGRRKRKNMNESNNNINKQSRIYQEDNISCRKNYNINEKNIMLNEKYNENSFNCDINKNNTNNINIYNSNANNFKSIKNEGREEKNNNILSKKRKIISFNNINVDENNPIFNSYENNILLNKNVEKDKIINIHQNIISHNEEGINKTNNQYIKEACYKRNNNTYVSEYISKEVLYNFIKNMNKVSKNAKQLDSSCNEMFEGEEINDMSKCNKRKVSKNKTDNQHIKNNNNNNNNNNNNNNNNINNSCDNSIYKDSFQYYSSIYDKNKRAYTQNDDNTTICSKENLLFYQHNNDNNLKNIKNNIYNYDVNINNRNIYNNKYYENYNYINTCNNIMNTYGNNDIHEDKNTQYKKRKEYINNSNATDNSMNSSVFDAHLKYIINNYMKKSRHNFNFLNEILEDNKNKKTITNNGEKEHNHNEIINNNNNNNNNNNNPYNSNSYKIFNGPTTDNNIICNFISNIKLMEKEKEKECEREYNKIMNNNSNVGTNSFNVNNNRSSNNNLNKSDIEKYIYDILNKFNHTHCNELYKENYVYEKDCIQNDMTKNVKGSYDSLYSFLNDPSKMNETDNKEMSRIVSRYLNIRENIKLKRLLSKSNSGTDINNIRYDLENKEKEYMHNDCNDVIVMNKMMNILNCNENEHNNIKNIYSIQDNLYNLYNNIDYLHNDDNYNKITECNLKHMYNEYIINMYGNQKKNDYIKMIENSSFGPAEYDNNFSNYKLCEGILNNFINNKSMHLDEKIQLQDIMDILEKYNDYLKLRNYIIPKNIYINWCDNKNDNVDSSIYNPNTNFNTSKQISQKNNSHEINILENIRNDHVLRNYLLYNEPFCNYHKLQIKRLNYLSLNDINIKTVRDLDLVGCKDTNCFFYAYLVTACNGRKSIHLNNNYINSSNIESANSRKDGNNNFSCEEINDNYLKNNKLNYQLKDQLKDQINEQIKDQFKDQFKDQLICQLNDQVKDKLHDQMNDQLNDQLNNKVNHINKQSNNYYNSFKGTIEKFTNAEQEECLLKQCINSFKFKNNKNMKTNEVLLDAQQSFNESNNYLEKQASLSNDKEYNSCYINTHKNKNTPIKDIRKNRNVNNQTLHIKNKTSNLEINKQIECIKEKQIKNIVEILNPLNLFNDSRIPNDYINQKQINKNKNNYYRRASSNFVNNHNIRRRNILPFHMNNQELSRTSTTASVSIKERILQNVQNNKNSRILNTPNKREHDILRQDQWEYIEKIKDYLYATYLKEQNNENKNILNDS